From the Salinigranum rubrum genome, the window GCAGTCGAGGCCGGACGTGATTGGTCGACCCGGCGTCAACCCGCTCCGTTATCACCACGTCGTCGACACAGACACCAAAGTACAGATCCAGCAAATCGCAGACGCGCTGGGCTGGTGGATCAACGACGCCGGCGACGGTGCGCTGGAACTGAATCCAGCGGGCCTGCACAACACCCGTCTCCGCATAGAGGAGGCAGACGGTCGAGCGGAGACGACTGTCCCCCACGAAGGCGACCTGAAAGGGAACCTCCGTGCGATCAGTGACGCGGCCACGCAGGCTGACTTCGTCATCGCGCACCTGCACACCCACGAGTTCCAGCCCGGCGGTGACGTTGGCGACCCCGCAGATTTCGTCTCGCCGGTCTCGAAGGCCTGTATCGACGCCGGCGCTGACGTGTTTGTCGTGCAGGGAACCCACTCGCCGATTCGCGGCATCGAGCTCTACAAGGGACGGCCGATTTTCCACGATCCGGGCGATTTCTTCCGGATGAACGACACAGTCGAGCGTCTTCCAGCGGACTTCTACGACCATTTCGAAGATGGGTTGCCCGGCCATCCCGCGGACGCGACACCCTCCGAGGGCTTTACGGCGCGGAAGGGAGGAAGTGGTCCGGGCGCGGATACACCGTGGCTCGGCGTCATCAATCCTCCCGGCGGGTCGATGGCCGGTTCCGAGACCGGTAACGTCCTCCCCGTCTGCACGTTCGAAGATGGCGAACTGAGCCGGATCGAGGTGTACCCCGGCTATTGGCCCGCCGATCCGTCTGCCGCGAACGTCGGTATTCCAGAGCGAGCGACTGGAGACGTAGCAGAGCGGATCATCGATGACATCGCGGAGAAATCAGCGGCGTACGGGACCGACGTTCGCTTCGAAGACGGACGGGGCGTTATCTCAGCCGACTGAGGACAAGAGGGGCCATAGCGAGAGCAGAACAATCATAATGGATATAAACATCTCACTCATACGTATGAACCATGGTATCTGTGGACATCCCAGCGGAGCCGGAATCGTACGAGATGCTGATAGACGGAGAACACGTCCAAGCCGATTCGGGGACAGACTGGAGGTGTCGTTTCCTTTCACAGGCGACGTATGGGCGTCGGTTCCGATGGGCGGCGAAGAAGACATCGACCGAGCAGTCGCGTCGTCTCGGCGCTGCTACGAGAGCGACGAGTGGCAGTCGCTGACGGCAACCGAACGGGGCGAGCTACTTGACGCGCTGGCCGACGAGATCGAAGCTAACATCGACCGGTTGTCTAGGGCCGAAACACTGGCCAACGGGAAGCTCCTGAGTGCGATGCGCTCACAGGTCGAGTCCTTACCCGGGTGGTACCGCTACTACGCCGGACTCGCCGATAAGGTGACCGGCGACACGATCCAGTCTGACAAAGAGCGAATGTTCACCTTCACGCTCACCGAACCATACGGCGTAGTGGGTGTCATCACCCCGTGGAACTCGCCGCTCATGTTGGCGACGTACAAGCTTGCACCTGCCTTCGCGGCCGGCAACACCGCAGTGCTGAAACCCTCGGAGATCACGCCCGTTTCGGCGATCATGCTGGCCGAACTTGCCCTCGACGCCGGCTTCCCACCTGGCGCGTTGAATGTGGTGACCGGATACGGCGATGCCGGTGCCGCCCTTTCGACACACGACAACATCGACAAAGTCGCGTTTACCGGCGGCACCGACACCGGGAGCAAAGTCGGCGCTGCCGCTGGGAAGAACATCATTCCCGCCACGCTCGAACTCGGTGGGAAGAGCGCGAATATCGTATTTCCAGACGCCGACCTCGACAACGCGGTAGTCGGTGCAGTCAAAGGAATTTTCGCCGCAACCGGCCAGACCTGTATCGCTGGGTCGCGGCTGTTCCTCCACGAGTCGATTCACGACGAATTCGTCGATCGGCTCGTAGAGCGTGCCGAATCGCTCGCTCTAGGCGATCCCCGAGACGAGAATACCGAGATGGGGCCGGTCGCCTTTGACGGCCAGTTCGAGAAAGTCCAGAAGTACGTCGACATCGGCAAAGAAGAAGCGACGCTCGTGACCGGCGGGGAGCAACGAACGGATCTCTCGGGCGAACTCTTCTACGCACCAACGATTTTCACCGGCGTCGAGAACGACATGCGCATCGCACAGGAGGAAATCTTCGGTCCGGTGCTCAGCGTTCTTACCTACGAAGATGAGGAGGAAGTCATCGAGCTTGCGAACGACACGGAGTATGGGCTCGCCGCTGGCGTCTGGACCGAGAACGTCCGGCGCGCGATACGGGTGAGTTCGAAACTTGAAGCCGGTGTCGTGTGGGTGAACGCCTACCGCGAGTCGTCGTTCACCACGCCCTCGGGCGGGTACAAAAAGAGCGGGATCGGGATCGAAAAGGGGAAAGACGCCATCGAGCAGTACATTCAGCGAAAGAGCGTCTGGATCGAGACCGAAGGAATTGTCAGCGATCCGTTCAAGTTGATCTGATCACTGGATATTTTTCTCGAAGGGATCGAATGCCAAGAACGGTCGCTCACAGCGACTGAAACAACCGTTTCCGGGGAATACCTCCGGAACGTTTATGTACTATGGTGTGGTCATTTGTGCCAAGGTTATGGCACTCCCTGAATCAGTGAGAGCGGCAGTAGTCGACGAACCGGGCCACATCACTATCCAAGAGTTCGATATGCCCGAGGTCGGGACAGACGGCCTCTTACTCGAAGTCGAGATGACTGGCGTATGTGGCACTGATCCAAAGATCTACGAGCACAAGCGGGCGGACGTAACACTCCCCGTCATCCCCGGCCATGAGATGGTCGGGCGCGTCGCCAAGATCGGCGACGACGCGCGAGAGATGTACCACGTCGATGTAGACGACCGGATCGTCGCGCGCCCGCAGATTGCCTGCGGCCAGTGTGAAGAGTGCTTTACGAACGGCCCGATCTTCTGCGAGCATGGACGAAACTACGGCATTACGGTTCCGTCGACCGAGCCACCTCACCTCTGGGGAAGCTACAGCGAGTACATGTACATTGCGCCCGTCTCCTCGGTCATCAAAATCTCCGACTCCGTTACCCCGGAAGCCGCAATTCTCGGTCCGGCAGTGCTTGGAAATAGCATTCGCTGGACGCAAGAAGGCGCAGATCTCTTTGCGAATCCCATCGTCATTCAGGGGCCGGGTCCACAGGGACTCGGTGCAGTCATCGCCGCCAAAGAGGCCGGTGCGTCGCCGATCATCATAACCGGCGTCAACGGTGACGAGGCCAGACTGGAGATGGCGGAGCAGCTCGGGGCGGACTTGACAATCAATGTATCGGAGCTGGATGGACCACTGGAAAACGAAGTCCGGGACGTGCTGGACGGCAAGCTGTCCCCGCGAGTACTAGACACGACTGGACATCCAGCGGGGATGCAGAACTCGCTAGACGTGGTCGGGAGAGAAGGGACGGTCGTCATGATCGGACAGGGTGGCGCAGGCGTCGAAACTCCCGTCGAATTCGATAGTCTCATCTCGCGAGACGTGACGATAGAGAACTTCCGGTCGCATCGAATTCCGCACGCACGCCAGGCAATGCGATTTATCGAAGAGACCGACTACCCGTTAGAGGATCTCGTGACACACGTCTTCGACCTCGACGATGCGGAGAAAGCTATCAAGACGGTCATGGGTGAGGAGGATGTGGACGAACCGCCGATCAAAGTCGTGATCGAGCCGTAATCAGGCGCCTGAACCGTGGTCTACGAGGGAATGGACGGTCGACGACGGTGTACGAGACAGATTGAAACACCGCGAATATCGACTGTCGTCCGGCAAGACGCTCGGGTCCACTTTGCTGCGAACGTGAAATGGCATGGTTCGGGATCAAAAGCGTCTGAACCATCTGTCTACGGAGACTCTCGTTCGGGGTAGAACTCGCCTTCGCTTTGCTCTTTGCGCTACTGATCGGCACCGCGAGTATCTTTTTGCGTCGCGGCCTCGAACACGGCTCGTTCGCCGTACTCCCCGGGTTCTTCCTTGCGATCAGTTCACCAATCTTCCTGCTTCTCACCGCTGTCACCACCGGGTTCGTGAACACTCCGGTTCTGGGAATCGCGTACGCAGGGATTGGTGCGGTCATCGGCTCGATCGTGTGCCGATCACTATATTTTCTCGGGATCGCGCACCTCGGTCCCGGGAAGCCACTCTTGATCAACGCCGTCTCACCACTGTTCAGGGCCCTCTTCGCCTAGATCGTGCTGGGCGACGATCACTTACCTCACGATGCTTGGAACCCTCGCCATCGTCGTAGGTATCATCGCGCTCTTGAAGGACGTACGCACGCAGGCAGAGCGTGCTGATCGCTCACTTCTCGTCGTACTCTATCCGGTCAGGAGCGCACTGTTCGCAGCGATCGCGGTCATATTCCGAAAGCTCGCTCTCTCGGGTGGTATCGTCCCCGTCTCGAAGTCGTTACCGGATGGACTGCAATCGGTTTGAGTGTTTTCGTCGGAGGAGCGATACTGGTCGTACACGGGTGATGCATTTCGCAGTGAGAGGTATCCCGTCAGATTCTCAGGCAGCACGACAGAAGTCGTGAAAGAAGTGATAAGACCCAATCGGGACAGATACAACGTGAATATCCACCATGCTTAATAGTACGCAATCGGTTGAATTAACCCATGGCAGGAGCCACAGCGGATCTCGTAGAGATCTGTAACTCGATCGAATATGAATCGCTCCCGGACTCGACAATCCGGGCGACCAAGAAACTGGTTCTTGATACGCTGGCCTGTTCGGTCGGTGGGTATGGGGCTGAGCCCTGTGAGATTGTTCGAGAATACGTCAAAGAGCGCGGCGGCGACGAGGCGACGATCCTCGGCGAGACCGATTCCGTCTCTATCGAAGGGGCGTCACTAATCAACTGCACCTACGCACGGTATCTCGATATCAACGACGTGTACTGGTCCTCGGCCGGTGACGCGGGCCATCCGAGTGGGAATATTCCACTGGCACTGGCCGTCGCGGAACACGAAGGCGCGAGTGGCAAAGAACTCGTTGAGGCAATTGTCGGGAGCTACGAGGCTCAACTCCGTCTGTACGAAGCACCGAAGGTCTCGACGTTCACTGAAGTCGGATGGGACCACACGTCGGCAGCACACATTTCTTCGCCGATCGCGGCCGGGATGCTCATGGGACTGGACAACGAGCAGCTGCTCAATGCGGTCGGGATCGCTGGCAGCTCTGTGGTCCTAGGTGAGTTGCGAGTCGGGGATATCTCGATGATCAAAGCGCCCGCCTTTGGCTTTGCCGCCGAGCGGGGAGTCGAGGCGGCGAAACTTGCCAGAAAGGGATTCACAGGACCGAAAAAGATCATCGAAGGGAACCGAGGCTATCTCCAGATGCTGGCTGGCGGTGGGAACGAGGCACTCTTCTCGGAACCACCCGAGGAGTACCTCCTCGAGGGCGCCTGTATCAAACGCTATCCTGCAGCGTACGTCATGAACACACCAATCCAGACGACACTCGAACTCGTGACCGAAAACGACATTCACCCCGAAGAAGTCGAGTCGGTTCACGTCGAGACGTTCGGCTGGCTGCTCGAAGACATGGTCGAAGGCATGGGCGACACGCCACGAACCCACCCCGAAAACAAAGAGACCGCCGATCACAGCCTGCCATACGTCACCGCCGTCTCGATCCTCGACCGCGAACTCGGTCTCGGCCAATTCACGCCGGAACGGATCGCAAGTGACGACGTTCGCGAGATGATGGACCGCATCACGTTCGAACAGCGCGAGGAATTCGAACAGTACTGGCCTGAGAGCTATCCCGTCACAGTCACCATCCAGACGACAGACGGAGAAACGTACGACCACCACCGCAAGTACGCGACAGGCGACCCGAGAGAGCCGTTATCGTTTGATCAGATCGAGGAGAAGTTCGCTTCCCTTGGCGACGAGGTTTACTCCGACGAACGTCGCAAACAAATCGCCGACGTCATCCGGAATCTTGAGGAACTCGACGACGTAAGTGAACTGCTCGAACTGTTCGTCACCAAATAACGGACTCACTGGGTAAATCGATCACTTCTTCTGTGCGGTAATTAGGGCAACAAGTGGTGCGGTGCAGTGTGGCGACCAACTAGTTGAAAGCGCAGAAATCGAATCAAAAGTAGAAGTGACCGATCTAGACCCTGAGGTCGAATCCGGCCAAGATGTACTTACTCAGCGCGAACACGATGATGAACGGCGGGATCATCGCGACCAACGACCCAGAGAACAATAGCCCCCAGAACACCTG encodes:
- a CDS encoding CapA family protein, with amino-acid sequence MQTTLALSGDAIINRRISTCEREGFLALVEQFRKADIGFTHLETVIHEFDRDDAYPAAEAGGTWMASPEYVADELAWAGIDVVSHASNHALDYSYGALANTWEVLDRSGIAHAGTGENLGDARAPAYFQIPEQRVALVSMSSSYPRWSRAGQSRPDVIGRPGVNPLRYHHVVDTDTKVQIQQIADALGWWINDAGDGALELNPAGLHNTRLRIEEADGRAETTVPHEGDLKGNLRAISDAATQADFVIAHLHTHEFQPGGDVGDPADFVSPVSKACIDAGADVFVVQGTHSPIRGIELYKGRPIFHDPGDFFRMNDTVERLPADFYDHFEDGLPGHPADATPSEGFTARKGGSGPGADTPWLGVINPPGGSMAGSETGNVLPVCTFEDGELSRIEVYPGYWPADPSAANVGIPERATGDVAERIIDDIAEKSAAYGTDVRFEDGRGVISAD
- a CDS encoding zinc-dependent alcohol dehydrogenase — translated: MALPESVRAAVVDEPGHITIQEFDMPEVGTDGLLLEVEMTGVCGTDPKIYEHKRADVTLPVIPGHEMVGRVAKIGDDAREMYHVDVDDRIVARPQIACGQCEECFTNGPIFCEHGRNYGITVPSTEPPHLWGSYSEYMYIAPVSSVIKISDSVTPEAAILGPAVLGNSIRWTQEGADLFANPIVIQGPGPQGLGAVIAAKEAGASPIIITGVNGDEARLEMAEQLGADLTINVSELDGPLENEVRDVLDGKLSPRVLDTTGHPAGMQNSLDVVGREGTVVMIGQGGAGVETPVEFDSLISRDVTIENFRSHRIPHARQAMRFIEETDYPLEDLVTHVFDLDDAEKAIKTVMGEEDVDEPPIKVVIEP
- a CDS encoding aldehyde dehydrogenase — encoded protein: MGGEEDIDRAVASSRRCYESDEWQSLTATERGELLDALADEIEANIDRLSRAETLANGKLLSAMRSQVESLPGWYRYYAGLADKVTGDTIQSDKERMFTFTLTEPYGVVGVITPWNSPLMLATYKLAPAFAAGNTAVLKPSEITPVSAIMLAELALDAGFPPGALNVVTGYGDAGAALSTHDNIDKVAFTGGTDTGSKVGAAAGKNIIPATLELGGKSANIVFPDADLDNAVVGAVKGIFAATGQTCIAGSRLFLHESIHDEFVDRLVERAESLALGDPRDENTEMGPVAFDGQFEKVQKYVDIGKEEATLVTGGEQRTDLSGELFYAPTIFTGVENDMRIAQEEIFGPVLSVLTYEDEEEVIELANDTEYGLAAGVWTENVRRAIRVSSKLEAGVVWVNAYRESSFTTPSGGYKKSGIGIEKGKDAIEQYIQRKSVWIETEGIVSDPFKLI
- a CDS encoding MmgE/PrpD family protein; amino-acid sequence: MAGATADLVEICNSIEYESLPDSTIRATKKLVLDTLACSVGGYGAEPCEIVREYVKERGGDEATILGETDSVSIEGASLINCTYARYLDINDVYWSSAGDAGHPSGNIPLALAVAEHEGASGKELVEAIVGSYEAQLRLYEAPKVSTFTEVGWDHTSAAHISSPIAAGMLMGLDNEQLLNAVGIAGSSVVLGELRVGDISMIKAPAFGFAAERGVEAAKLARKGFTGPKKIIEGNRGYLQMLAGGGNEALFSEPPEEYLLEGACIKRYPAAYVMNTPIQTTLELVTENDIHPEEVESVHVETFGWLLEDMVEGMGDTPRTHPENKETADHSLPYVTAVSILDRELGLGQFTPERIASDDVREMMDRITFEQREEFEQYWPESYPVTVTIQTTDGETYDHHRKYATGDPREPLSFDQIEEKFASLGDEVYSDERRKQIADVIRNLEELDDVSELLELFVTK